The following are from one region of the Alphaproteobacteria bacterium genome:
- the topA gene encoding type I DNA topoisomerase — protein sequence MKNLLIVESPAKSKTIKKYLGKDFEVLPSVGHVRDLEPVDGAVDVENDFAMKWKILPGKQKNISAIAQAVKKAENVFLSPDPDREGEAIAWHLYDILNKKKAFEGKNVKRVVFNEITKTAIQKALKEPREIDQNMVDAYLARRALDFEVGFKLSPVLWKKLPGSKSAGRVQSVALRVLCEREDEIEKFVPVEYHSIEGKFVTEEGKEFNSKLSHYNGVKLDKFAIKTSEEGNKIVEDLNVKDYSVAAIEKKKSQRRPYAPFTTSTLQQDASRKLGFAAKHTMRVAQKLYEGVDLGGETVGLITYMRTDSVALSKEAVEGARSFIGKQFDSNYLPEKPIFYANKSKNSQEAHEAVRPTNLSRTPKSIQGYLDKDQYRLYELIWKRTVASQMSNAVINQVAVDIVSEDKNAVFRATGSMIGFDGFLVLYNEAKDEKEEDSKMLPKMEEGQGVDKKSIFDEEHFTQAPPRYTEASLVKKLEEMGIGSPSTYANILDVIQLRNYARIEKKRFVCEDRGRIVVAFLKDFFAKYVEYDFTAGMENNLDEIANGDKQWKNVMMDFWTPFMDAVGKAHDLSNEEVADKLTNDLAIHLFHLKDGDSIEEARKCPDCGNGKLSLKLGKFGGFIGCSNYPECRYTRQLAINPDDKYVDEKNAKSAEDGTVEFGEIKGKKLTLRKGPYGHYVQLGEMEKGTSEKPKRVSLPKGVSPEEIDEKKAKFLIALPKKVAEDAEGNKIEVGIGRYGPYIKKGSAFVSIPAGQDLFTISKEVALDLASKARESAKKVSAEVLGKDDKGNEVLYYASGRYGPYVKSGKKSASVDKDLQAKIAGGEKLTLEIALELLSKK from the coding sequence ATGAAAAATCTGTTGATAGTGGAGTCGCCTGCTAAATCTAAAACTATTAAAAAATATTTGGGTAAAGATTTTGAAGTTTTACCTTCTGTTGGTCATGTTAGAGATTTAGAGCCTGTTGATGGGGCAGTTGATGTTGAAAATGATTTCGCTATGAAGTGGAAAATATTACCAGGTAAACAGAAGAATATTTCTGCAATTGCTCAAGCAGTTAAAAAAGCTGAAAATGTATTTCTTTCTCCCGATCCCGATAGAGAAGGAGAGGCTATCGCGTGGCATTTATATGATATATTAAATAAGAAGAAAGCATTTGAAGGAAAGAATGTTAAAAGAGTTGTTTTTAATGAGATTACAAAAACAGCTATTCAAAAGGCTTTGAAGGAACCTAGAGAAATAGATCAAAACATGGTTGATGCTTATTTGGCAAGAAGAGCGTTAGATTTTGAAGTTGGTTTTAAATTATCTCCAGTTCTTTGGAAGAAGTTACCAGGTTCTAAATCTGCTGGTCGTGTTCAATCGGTTGCTTTAAGAGTTCTTTGTGAAAGAGAAGATGAAATTGAAAAATTTGTACCTGTTGAATATCATTCAATAGAGGGTAAGTTTGTTACTGAAGAAGGTAAAGAGTTTAATTCTAAGCTGTCTCATTATAATGGTGTTAAATTAGATAAATTTGCTATTAAAACTTCTGAAGAAGGAAATAAGATAGTTGAAGATTTGAATGTTAAAGATTATTCAGTTGCGGCTATTGAAAAGAAAAAATCTCAAAGAAGACCTTATGCTCCATTTACTACATCTACTTTACAACAGGATGCTTCTAGAAAGTTAGGTTTTGCTGCTAAGCATACTATGAGGGTTGCTCAAAAACTTTATGAAGGAGTTGATTTGGGAGGTGAAACAGTTGGTTTGATTACTTATATGAGAACAGATTCTGTTGCGTTATCTAAAGAGGCGGTCGAAGGTGCTAGAAGTTTTATTGGTAAACAATTTGATAGCAATTATTTACCTGAAAAACCAATTTTTTATGCTAACAAAAGTAAGAATTCTCAAGAGGCCCACGAAGCTGTTAGACCTACAAATTTATCTAGAACTCCTAAATCAATTCAAGGTTATTTGGATAAAGATCAATATAGACTTTATGAGCTTATTTGGAAGAGAACTGTTGCTTCTCAAATGTCTAACGCGGTTATAAATCAGGTTGCTGTGGATATTGTTTCTGAAGATAAAAATGCTGTGTTTAGAGCGACTGGTTCAATGATTGGATTTGATGGTTTCTTGGTTCTTTATAATGAAGCTAAAGATGAGAAAGAAGAAGACTCTAAGATGCTTCCTAAAATGGAAGAAGGCCAAGGTGTAGATAAAAAATCTATTTTTGATGAAGAACATTTCACTCAAGCTCCTCCAAGATATACAGAGGCATCTCTTGTTAAGAAGTTGGAAGAAATGGGTATTGGTAGCCCATCTACTTATGCGAATATTTTAGATGTTATTCAGTTAAGAAATTATGCTAGGATAGAAAAGAAGAGATTTGTTTGTGAAGATAGAGGTAGAATAGTTGTTGCATTCTTAAAAGATTTTTTTGCTAAGTATGTTGAATATGATTTTACAGCTGGTATGGAAAATAATCTAGACGAAATTGCAAATGGTGATAAGCAATGGAAAAATGTTATGATGGATTTCTGGACGCCATTTATGGATGCTGTTGGAAAGGCTCATGACTTAAGTAATGAAGAAGTTGCTGATAAATTAACAAATGATTTAGCCATACATTTATTCCATTTGAAAGATGGAGATTCTATTGAAGAAGCTAGAAAATGTCCTGATTGTGGAAACGGTAAGTTATCATTAAAATTGGGTAAATTTGGTGGTTTTATAGGTTGTTCTAATTATCCAGAATGTCGTTATACTAGACAATTGGCTATTAATCCAGATGATAAATATGTTGATGAAAAGAATGCTAAATCAGCTGAAGATGGCACTGTTGAATTTGGTGAAATTAAAGGTAAAAAGTTAACTTTGAGAAAAGGTCCTTATGGTCATTATGTTCAATTAGGTGAAATGGAAAAAGGTACTTCTGAAAAGCCTAAGAGAGTTAGTTTGCCAAAAGGTGTTTCTCCGGAAGAGATTGATGAGAAGAAAGCTAAATTCTTGATAGCTTTACCTAAAAAAGTAGCTGAAGATGCTGAAGGTAATAAGATTGAGGTTGGCATAGGAAGATATGGTCCTTATATTAAAAAGGGTAGTGCTTTTGTATCAATTCCTGCAGGACAAGATTTATTTACTATTAGTAAAGAGGTTGCTTTGGATCTTGCTTCTAAGGCTAGAGAGTCCGCGAAAAAAGTGTCAGCTGAAGTTCTTGGAAAAGATGATAAGGGGAATGAAGTTTTATATTACGCTTCTGGAAGATATGGTCCTTATGTTAAATCTGGAAAGAAATCTGCTTCAGTGGATAAGGATTTGCAAGCTAAGATAGCAGGTGGAGAAAAATTAACATTAGAAATAGCTTTGGAGTTACTTAGTAAAAAATAA
- a CDS encoding septal ring lytic transglycosylase RlpA family protein — translation MDTAVYKGTPTATYKVGDPYKIDGVWYFPYEDYYYAEVGQASWYGSEDNGNFTANGEVFDSSALTAAHRTLPMPSVVRVTNVSNGKSVVVKVNDRGPFARDRIIDLSQAAAERLDFVKDGHSTVKVEILPEESKALKAELLNKGTAKAPVVEMQVEDKVVEQPKVSEPVSFEQHTPVVEEVKKPVSPVMNTDHYVQMGAFGNHMNADALARRLSDAGHNVVTEKTASGLTKVKVVGFDSKAAAKSMINTLQNQGFGKGFAR, via the coding sequence ATGGATACAGCTGTTTATAAAGGGACTCCAACTGCGACTTATAAAGTAGGTGATCCATATAAAATTGATGGTGTTTGGTATTTCCCTTATGAAGATTATTATTATGCTGAAGTTGGTCAAGCTTCTTGGTATGGCTCAGAAGATAATGGAAACTTTACAGCTAATGGAGAAGTTTTTGATTCATCAGCATTGACTGCGGCTCACAGAACTTTACCTATGCCTTCAGTTGTTAGAGTTACTAATGTTTCAAATGGTAAATCTGTAGTTGTTAAAGTAAATGACAGAGGTCCTTTTGCTAGAGATAGAATTATTGACCTTTCTCAAGCTGCAGCTGAAAGATTAGATTTTGTTAAAGATGGTCATTCTACAGTTAAAGTAGAAATATTACCTGAAGAAAGTAAAGCTTTGAAAGCAGAATTATTGAATAAAGGTACAGCTAAAGCTCCAGTTGTTGAAATGCAAGTTGAAGATAAAGTTGTAGAGCAACCTAAAGTTTCAGAACCAGTTTCTTTTGAACAACATACTCCAGTTGTTGAAGAAGTTAAAAAACCTGTTTCTCCAGTAATGAATACCGATCACTATGTTCAAATGGGTGCTTTTGGAAATCATATGAATGCTGATGCATTAGCTAGAAGACTTTCAGATGCAGGTCACAATGTTGTTACTGAAAAGACAGCTTCTGGTTTAACTAAAGTTAAGGTTGTAGGATTTGATTCTAAAGCAGCTGCTAAATCTATGATTAATACATTACAAAATCAAGGTTTTGGTAAGGGTTTTGCTAGATAG